In Plodia interpunctella isolate USDA-ARS_2022_Savannah chromosome 19, ilPloInte3.2, whole genome shotgun sequence, a genomic segment contains:
- the LOC128678201 gene encoding uncharacterized protein LOC128678201 encodes MRLKLRLILLFYIFLLFTYVCGHIPIHVSTPANKIEQFCELADSCVHDTIPICGLMDKEKRTFLDICDMLEYACDHNKIYTHIEDVEGCPLIKEIH; translated from the exons ATGAGGTTAAAATTAAGGCTGATCCTATTATTTT aTATTTTTCTGCTCTTCACATACGTTTGTGGGCACATTCCCATACATGTTTCAACCCCTGCg aataaaataGAACAATTCTGTGAACTAGCCGACTCCTGCGTGCACGACACCATACCAATATGTGGGCTGATGGACAAGGAGAAAAGAACCTTCCTCGACATATGTGACATGCTGGAGTATGCTTGCGATCATAACAAAA tATACACGCACATAGAAGATGTTGAAGGCTGCCCATTAATAAAGgaaattcattaa
- the LOC128678194 gene encoding uncharacterized protein LOC128678194 — MIFKKVYTSLIILGLAAEVWSHVEIEAEDYFFPLEPVINFCKMADQCQHDFVPICGQDSLGITRMFNDNCDLYEYNCDEKKQYRHVKMEVCKYEAAAAEN, encoded by the exons ATGATATTCAAAAAGGTTTATACAA GTTTAATAATTCTTGGTTTAGCTGCAGAGGTATGGTCTCACGTAGAAATAGAAGCCGAAGATTATTTCTTCCCACTTGAACCG GTAATTAACTTCTGCAAAATGGCCGACCAGTGTCAACACGATTTCGTCCCGATCTGCGGCCAAGACTCCTTGGGTATCACTAGGATGTTCAACGACAACTGTGACTTATACGAATACAACTGTGATGAGAAAAAAC AATATCGACACGTGAAAATGGAGGTGTGCAAATACGAAGCGGCTGCGGCTGAAAACTAA
- the LOC128678208 gene encoding neuronal synaptobrevin-like isoform X1, with amino-acid sequence MAAPEEGTPGGLTVDEPQTGEDGEIIGGPRTPQQIAAQKRLQQTRAQVDEVVDIMKTNVEKVLDRDAKLSELDDRADALQQGASQFEQQAKSLKNKFWLQNLKMMIIMGVIGIVIIGLLFVRYRGTPTISAVSAPAVTNGTLPSIPNH; translated from the exons AT ggCTGCACCCGAAGAAGGAACTCCTGGTGGTCTGACCGTGGACGAGCCCCAGACTGGGGAGGATGGGGAAATCATCGGCGGACCCCGCACTCCTCAGCAGATTGCGGCGCAGAAGAGGCTACAGCAGACCAGGGCGCAAGTCGATGAG GTGGTCGATATTATGAAGACGAATGTTGAAAAGGTTCTGGACAGAGATGCGAAGTTATCAGAATTAGACGACAGAGCAG ATGCTTTACAACAAGGAGCGTCACAATTCGAGCAGCAAGCAAAGAGCTTGAAGAACAAATTCTGGTTACAAAATCTAAAA atgatgataataatggGCGTGATTGGAATTGTAATAATAGGGCTACTGTTCG TTCGGTACCGGGGCACCCCTACCATCAGTGCCGTCTCAGCACCGGCGGTCACCAATGGTACCCTCCCTTCTATTCCTAACCATT GA
- the LOC128678208 gene encoding neuronal synaptobrevin-like isoform X2 produces MAAPEEGTPGGLTVDEPQTGEDGEIIGGPRTPQQIAAQKRLQQTRAQVDEVVDIMKTNVEKVLDRDAKLSELDDRADALQQGASQFEQQAKSLKNKFWLQNLKMMIIMGVIGIVIIGLLFGKYM; encoded by the exons AT ggCTGCACCCGAAGAAGGAACTCCTGGTGGTCTGACCGTGGACGAGCCCCAGACTGGGGAGGATGGGGAAATCATCGGCGGACCCCGCACTCCTCAGCAGATTGCGGCGCAGAAGAGGCTACAGCAGACCAGGGCGCAAGTCGATGAG GTGGTCGATATTATGAAGACGAATGTTGAAAAGGTTCTGGACAGAGATGCGAAGTTATCAGAATTAGACGACAGAGCAG ATGCTTTACAACAAGGAGCGTCACAATTCGAGCAGCAAGCAAAGAGCTTGAAGAACAAATTCTGGTTACAAAATCTAAAA atgatgataataatggGCGTGATTGGAATTGTAATAATAGGGCTACTGTTCG GAAAATACATGTAA